A region of Pyxidicoccus parkwaysis DNA encodes the following proteins:
- a CDS encoding helix-turn-helix domain-containing protein has product MRDLDITEVARQSGVPASTLRFYEEKGLIASTGRRGLRRLFDPGVLERLALIAMGRAAGFSLDEIALMFAPDGRLRIDRQLLVAKAEDLDRTIRNLSAMRDGLRHAAACSAPSHMECPTFRRILRAASTGAIGARRKKAR; this is encoded by the coding sequence GTGAGAGACCTGGACATCACCGAAGTGGCGCGGCAATCCGGCGTTCCTGCCTCGACGCTGCGGTTCTACGAGGAGAAGGGGCTCATTGCCTCCACCGGCAGGCGGGGCCTGCGCCGGCTGTTCGACCCCGGCGTGCTGGAGCGGCTGGCGTTGATCGCAATGGGGCGCGCCGCTGGCTTCTCGCTCGACGAGATAGCGCTCATGTTCGCGCCGGACGGGCGGTTGCGCATCGACCGTCAGCTGCTCGTGGCCAAGGCGGAGGACCTGGACAGGACCATCCGCAACTTGAGCGCCATGCGCGACGGCCTGCGACACGCCGCCGCCTGCTCCGCGCCGAGCCACATGGAGTGCCCCACCTTCCGCCGCATCCTGCGGGCCGCCTCGACGGGAGCCATTGGCGCGCGAAGGAAGAAGGCTCGCTGA